The DNA window ATTAATACTTCTAATCTATTTATTAAAATCGATTTCCTAATATCCATATCAGTTTGACTTTTAATCAATAGTTCTTTGATTTTCATAACTAAACTAACACTAGATTATTTATATAATTTTCTAAAATACAATATGGCGGTGAAAACAAATATTTAAAAATACAAAATCTAATTTTTATATATGGAAAATAACACACAAATTCTTGGAAATGAAAACTCAGTTATCTATTATAATTTAAATAAACAGTTTTCGAACATTAAAAAAGTAATTATTACAAAAGAGATTATCTTAAACTCTTTTGAGAATAGTAGAGTTCCTGAACTTCTCGAAAAACTGAAAGGTTCAAATTCTCAGACTTATGATTCAATTGTTGAAGAAAATTTGTCTGCTTTAGATAGTAATTTGATTGGAGATTTCTATAAAGAAATACAAGAGAATTTGAATAAAATTTCTGATAGTTACATGGATGTTAAATTAAAAGATTATAATTTTATGAATTCAGTTTCTAATACTAAATTTAATTTAACTCTTAGAACTGAGAGTTTTTCAATTACTAATTATTATATTGAAAAAGGTGCTATGCTTTCAAATATTAAAGGTTTAATTAGAGAATATTTGAAGCTTAAAGCTAATAAATTAAGAATTCCAAGGATTGATAATTTTCAAATTGAGATTTATGAGACTGAGGAGATGTATAAGCAAGTTTTCTTAAAAAAAGATAGTGATACTTTAATTCTTTCTGCAAATTATGGATTTCAAAAAAATATACCATTTAATTATAATTTAGGTAGTGAGTTTTATATTTCTAGAGGAGAGAATTTTAAATTTTTTAAGAATAAGCAAAATTTTGCAATTATTAGAGAACATAATAGATTAGTTGAAAAAGAGATAGAAATAAAAGAAAATATTTTAACAAATGAAGATTTAGTGTTAATTAATAAAAAAACTAAACATATTGAAGATGCTCTAATTGAGTGTTATATCACAAATAAAGGTAATTTTAAAATAATTAATGTTTCTTTAATTGAGAATCATTTTACTAATTATTCAGATAATGGTTTTGTTATTAATAAGTCTACAAATAATTATGATAGAGTCTCAATTTTAACTATTAGAGATAATTTTGATGATGAGTCAGTAAATCCTAGATATTTACTTTTGAAAAATGATAGTGAAATTAAAGAGTTTATTACAAATTTAGAAAATATTGATAAAATTGATGGTATTATCTTAACACAAAATTTCTATTCTCCACTTTTAGATAAATTGGGTGTTGATAAAAACTTAGACATAATTTATTTTGATAAACAACTACAAAAATCTCTTGATGAAAAAATTAATTGGGAAACATTAGATATTGAAAATTCAGCAAGACAAAATATTGATAATCCTTTTGCAGGAATTATTTCTGAACAAACTAAAGAAAAAGATATTTTTTTAGAAAAACTAAAGAATATAGATTTAAATACAAGTTCTCAAAGGTCTCAAAGTAAAGAACAAGAGAAAATTTCAAGTTTAATGAATAATATCACAGGTAGTGATGAATCAAGCTTTAATCAAGGCAATAGAGGGGGAGGAAATAACAATATGTTTTCAGGAAGTAGTTATAACTCAAATGGAGAGAAGAAAAGTGCAATGGGTATGCTTGCAGATACAATTATTAATAATAATTTAAGTAATACTAATCCTCCTCAAAGAGAAGAGAGAGTTGTAGAGCAAGGAGTTGTTCAACAACAACCGTATGTTGAAGAACAAAAAGATTTGAATTCTTATTCTAGTCAAGAACAATCTCAAAATAATGAGAGTTTTGGTTTTGGAAATATGTTTGATGAACCTGTTAAGCAAGAAGTTTATAGAGAAGAAGTACAACAACAACCTCAAGTTCCAGATTATCATAGAGAGGAAATTGATGTTTCAGTTTATGAAGGAATTCTTGCAACAGAAATTATTGGAACTCCAAATTTAAGTAATGTTAATTCATATTTTGTTGATATGAATACAATCTCACAAGTTGATAGAGGAACAATTTATTATTTAACTTTAGTTAAAGAAGAGATGAGAAATCCTAATCTGAATTATATATTACCAATTAGACTAAATGATGAAAATATTAAAGATTGTTCTCTTTTAATTACTAATCCTACTGATTTCTTTTTAATTGATGAGAATCAAAAAAATGTTGAATATTTTGTTAATATCTTTGAGATTAATGATGCCATTAAAGAAAAATTCTTATCAGATATTATTAAGAAAGTTGGGCCAATCTCTCTTATTTGTTCAAAAGATGATTTGAAATATGTAGAGACTAATATTAAAAATATTAAAAGAGTTAAAGTGAAGAATATAGAATATGAAGAAGATCTTGAAGAGATTAGAAATAAAATATTAGGTTTTGAAAAAAGAGTATTGATGAAAAAATTTGGATAAAATAAAATAAAAAAATTAATTCTTCAAACTAAAAAATAATAAATTAATTCTCATAACTAAATGATGGTTTATCACTTATAGTATCCAAGTTACTTATTACTTCTGAACTTGTTTGAAGACTGTTTAAACTGTTAGGAATAGGAATTTCTTGAATATATATAGTTATAGTATTCATTCCTAATAACTCCGTTTTTATTACTTCAAAATCTTTTACCTCTACTCCTCCTGAAATCCAAGAACTTAAATTCATTTGAGGAATTGTTGCACCAGCCATATTCTCTTCAGGAATAATTATTTGATTGTTGTAGGTTATGAATCCTTGAATGTCATATTTTCCCGTAGTTAGTTCTAATTCTAAATCATATTGATTTTCCATTGTTATTTCAATTATTTCAACAATATCTTCATCATCAGTATTTGAAAATATAATGAATCCAGTTTCATCTTTTGTTAGAGTTCTACCACTACTTCTTCTTGATTCTGTTGAACCAATAATTTTAATCTCGATGGATAATTTTTTCTTTGAAGGTAGTTCATATTCTCCCAAATATAATGGTTCATTTACTTTAGGGTCAAGATAAGGTATTTCTAATTTTTTATGACCATATTTGTATACTTCTAATGTTCCAGGATTACAATTTGTAGGTAATCTGAATTTTAAAATTGATTGATTATCTGAAGCATAAACTCCATTGATTTGTGTTTGAGTTATATAACATTTCGAGAGTCCTTTACAATCAAAACTAACTATTGCATCTTCTACTCCTACTTTTGGTTCATCATCAGAAGTTCTTAGACCATAAACTACAGGGTCTGAAATATTTAGATAGACAAAGTCTGAAATAAATTGTGATTGGTCGCAAATTAAACTTCCACCTGAATTTAAATTTAGATTATTTGTGTTAATCTCTGTAGCATCATAATTCTCTGCAAGAGGTTTATTGTAGTCAATATTTGTTTCAATAATTAGATTGAATACGAAATCGTCATTAGGATTCTGAGAATTTTCAATCTCAAATTTTACAGGCATTGTCATTTCATAAACTGCATTATATTCTGTGAAAAAAATAGGAATGAAATTTATTACTGAAGTTGATTTAGGTTGGAGTATTACATTTCCAAGAGTTGGAGATAATCTAAAATATGTTGGAAATAATGAACCCTCATAAGTTGGATTTACAGTATAATCTGAATAACTATGAAAAATCTTAGAATTTACATCTTTTACTACACTATTCTCCGAGAGATAATCTTTAGTGTAAATACTCACAAAACCTCTTGCAAATTCACTATCATCTAAATCAGAAGGAAGTTCATATTCGTTAAAGTCAGTATTTAAAAATTGAATTAGTCCTATATTTGAACTAACAATTTGTTTAGTTATTTTTTCAACTTTTCTTACTTCCCAAACTTCAAAGTCAGGTTCTACTCTAAAATCATAAAATGGAGGAAGCATATCCCTATTTTCTGTAGTCATGAATGGATTTAAAAAACTTAAAATCCTATGCTCAATAAATGAACTTTTAGATTCTGAAACGGTTATATCTAATGCTAAATTATAAGGAATATATAGTTTATTTTCCAAATTTACTTCAAAAAAATTTATGTAGTCAATATTCTCACTATCTCTAGATGCGAGTTCTCTAATTTTAATTGGTAAATCTAAACCGATAATAATCTCATCTTTATCAAACTCAACAAATAAATTATCTTTTATGTCTTTTGATTCATATTCTATTTCATAAATATTTTCAAAAGTTTGAAAGTTTTCTAGACAATTCCTTTCTAAATTCTCTTCAACATATCTTTTAACTTGATTTTTAATAGAGAATTCATTTTCAGTATCATATTCAGGAATATTAAATTTGAACTCTTCATTTGAATCATCATAATAATACCAATAAGGCATTTTAGTTCTTTCTAGAAAATTTAAACCTTCAGCTTGTTTATTATATACATCAGGCATTGACCTATCAGTATATATCATCTCTTTAGAATACAACCAACCACCATGATATCCTATTTGCTTTATAGCAGCTTTTGCTTGATCTTCAATACAACTCTCAACAAATTGTTCTACTTTGTAAGAACTTTTTTCATCAGAGAAAATAACAAAATCATTTGATTTATATGTAAATATTGTTATTGCTCCAATTATTAAAATTACTGAGATTATAATAAAAATACTTATTTGAGCTTTTTTTACTCTATTCATCTAAGAATTATCTAAAAACTACATTTATAAAGTTTTGTTGTTATTGTTAAATATAATAATTTGAAAATTAATACTCTTCAATTTTTCATCACCGAATAAGTCATACAAACCACCCGTGATTCGATAAACTTTATAAAGGAATTAATGTTTTTTTTAAGTATGGTAGCTGGATTTTTAAAGAGTAGAAGACTTCGAAGAGTTAAAGTTAGAGTAACTACTGAGACTAGAACTCATTATAGACAAAGAAATAGACAAATTGCTAAGTGCGCAGTAACTAAAAAACCACTTAGAGGAATTCCTAGAATGACTAATAAGAAGTTTGGAAAATTAAATAAATCACAAAAAACTGTTGCAAGACCTTTTGGTGGTTATATGAGTCATGTTGCTCTAAAAGAAAAAATCTTAAACGATATGATTTTAACTGAAGAATAAAAAATTAATATAATTTTTTAACCACTTTGAATAAATTCAAAAGAGGAATAATTATTCTTTTAATTCTTAAAAAATTTATAAATTATTTTTTTAATATATATTTAAAATAACCATTATTATTAACTAAGACATATTCTTTGTCTGAATCTGTAATAATAGTTGAATTGTCTCTATCTAATATCCCTTCAATCTCACTTTCTCTAGATAATAGATTTGCTTTTCTTTTAGTATATAATAATTTATCTGCAAAATAGTATTCTTCATCTTCCCAATATCCTATCGAAGGGATTGTAGGAAGTTTTTCTTTAACTCTTAAAGTTCTAGCAAGACCCTTACCATGAAATTCTTCTACAATAATATTTGAATCATAATTAGGATGAACTCTAGGCAAATTGACTTGATTTATTTCTAAACTATTCCTTATTGTTGTTCTTTTCCCATTAATATTATTTTCAATAAAAGCAAACTTAATTTTAGGATTTTCATCGTTATTTTTTTCAGAATAGATAGAATTCCTATTATTATTTTTAAAATAATTTAAAACATCACTTCTTGAACTTAAAGTGTTTGTTGATATTATGTATGTTGTTCCCAAAGTTAATACAGATAAGAATATTATATCTTTAAATTCCATCTCCTAGTACCTCAATATAGCTCCAATTCCCCCAAGCCCATCTAAAATTTTTCCAGGTTCATTTTTAGAATTAATAATCACTAATTCTCCATTTATTTGCTCAACACTACGCATGATATCATTTAATTCAATATAAGAATTTTCTTCCTTTTTTTTATCAATTAATTTTGTAGTAATCATAAATACATCACAAGACCCAGTAGATACTGATTCTAAAACATTATCATAACCATAAGAGAATTTTGCATCTTTGTTTATATTTTCTAAAAGTTTAGAAATATATTCATTTTCATGAGATAATTGAGAATCACCTAGAACTCCACTTTCATTTATTTTTTTTATTGCCTTTTGTACTGAATTGGAATTTACATCAGGAAATGAAATGGATAAACTCTCAATTCCAAGTTTATCTTTAATATATTTTTGAAGTTTATCTTTGAATAGAGAAGGTCCTGCAAAAATAATTTTTGAATAATTTCTTTTTAGTAAATCTTGTATTAGTTTAAATTTTTGCTCTTCTTCATTTATCTGTTCATCATTATATTTCTTTGATCCAAGACCTTTTTCTTGAAATAAAACTTTAAATGAAATTTCACTAAATTCGGAAGCAATTAGTTCATCTTTATCTAAAAGGACTAGAAGATTATGAGAGTTTTTAGATTCAATTGCATTTTTTATTAATTTTTCTTCAAATTTTAGTATAGAAGTTTTTTTTATCTCTATTTTATCTCCTAGAGAATAACTTAGAGTGTGAGTTGCTCCAACTGCAGTAAATTCAGTTTCATTTTGAATGATACCTGTTAATCTTAACTGTTCATTTTCAAATTTTACTGTATTTATCTTTAATTCTACAAAAATTAGTTTTTTAACGACTTTATAATTTGTTTCAGACCCAATTTTTACTTTTCGTTCAGTTTTTCCTGAAACTTTATCTAAAGGAATAATGAATTGTGATAAAATCCATAAGTCATCTAAAGTTTCAATTAAAAATTCAAATTTAAAATTATCTCTACTAATTATATTCATAATAGAATAGATTTAATATAATATATAAGTTTTTGGGAAAAATTTATTCGATATCGAAAACATCAAGACTTAATTTTCCTTCATCAAATTCTCTTTGAGCAACTTCAACATAGTCTTTAGATAAAACTTTTCCTTTTTTAGTAATCTCAACTTCAGCTTTTGCTCCTCTTTCAAGTTCGTATGCTCTTGCGGACAATAATCTTGTCATTTCAAATTTATTTAATTTTTTACTCATCTTTATCTGCCTCACTCTCAATCACTCTTATGTCATCAATACTTAATGTAATTGGAATCGGTACAGGCATATTAAAGGGCTCAATTACCACTTCTTCTTTACCTGGAACAATTCTTATAACTTTAGCTTTATCACCTTTGAAAGGACCTGAGACGATTTCAACAATGTCTCTTTCATTTACAAGTATTTGTTCTCCTTCTTTTTCAAAGTATTTTTCAAGTTCAAGAAAATTTACAGGAGTTCTAATTACTCCTTTATTATTTGGAACTCCTCTTACTGCATCAACAACAGCATTTAAACTCTTAGTTTCTACAAAAACATAACCTTTTACAGTTTCAGGTCTAAATAAAGCATAAATACCTGAATCTTCTTTTTTTTCCAAAACTTTGTATAGAGCATCCATAAATTTATCCTCTTTACTTGGAACTGTTCTTATAATGTAGTATTCGTGTTCTTCAACTATAGTTTCCATTTTTATTTATTGCGGAAATAATCCAATTAAAAGTGATTGCCAGAGCATTGCTATAAAAAAACCAATCAATCCTACAATTACTAAACCAATCAATACAATTTTGAATGTTTGAAAATATTCCTTTTTAGTAGGCTTCTTTGTTACTTTCCAAACTCTTTTCATATCATTTAGTGTTTTTGCGATCGCCATTTATATATTAAAAATAGATTTTGCTTTTTAAAGCTTATTATTATTTATAAAATAAAATAAAATAAATTTTTAATCATTCTTAAAATATTTATCACATTATTATATTAAAATTTAAAATATTTCGAAGAATAAAATAAAAAACTGTTTAGAATTTATCTAATAAATTCTAGACCTAATTCATCATCTACATTTTCGGAGACTTTATTTGCTTTTTTCCTGCCCCTGATTTGTTCAGATTTTACACCAGTTATTACAACCATAGTTCTAATTACTTTATTTAGATCATCCATTATTTGAGCTCCCCAAATAATTTTAGCATCTTCTTCTAGAGTTTCAGAGACTTTTGCAACAATTTTTCTTGCATCTTCAAGAGTCATATCAGAACCACCAGTAACATTTACTAAAGCTCCTGTTGCATTCTTTAAGTCAACATCAAGTAGAGGATTATTTAATGCTCTCTCAACACTCTCATCTGCTCTATTTTCTGAATCAGACTCACCTAAACCAATCATTGCAAGACCTGCATCAGTCATTACATTTTTAATATCTGCAAAGTCTAAATTGATTAAACCATTTTTAGTTACTAATTCAGTAATACCTTTAACAGCATTAGTTAAAACTTCATCTGCTAATTTAAAAGCAGTATGTAGAGGTAAATTTGGAGCAATTTCTAAAAGTTTCTCATTAGGGATTACAATTAGAGTATCGACAAATTTCTCCATTTTTTCAAGACCAATCATTGCATTATCATATCTTCTTGAACCTTCCATTGCAAAAGGAACTGTAACAACACCTACAACTAATGCTCCACTTTTCTTAGCAAGTTCTGCAATAAATGGGGCTGCACCAGTACCAGTTCCTCCACCAAGACCACAAGTAATGAAAATCATATCAGATTCTTTTAGAGACTCTTTAATATCACTTTCAGATTCTTTTGCTGCTTCTTCACCAACTTTAGGAACTGCTCCTGCACCTAAACCTCTAGTTAATTCTTTTCCAATTAAGATTTTTTTATCTGCATTAGTTTCAATTAAATCTTGAGCGTCTGTATTAATTGCTATAGTTCTAGCGCCATCAACACCAATTTCGGAAATCCTATCTAAAGTATTATTTCCTCCACCACCAATACCAATTACTTTGATTCTAGCTTGGTGTTGCTTAAGAATTGTCATCAATTCTTCATCGTCTTTATTGCTTACAGAAACCTTGTCTGCATTTGCATTTGAGAGTGCATTCTTAATAATACTGTCCATTTTCAAAAACATAAAAATATTTTATATAAAATTAGAACTTTACTGCTTTTTAAAGTTTTCTATTTTTAAAGAGTAATTCTTTGCTTCAACAACTAATTCATCAATAGTTTTAGTAATTTGTTCATTTAACATGTGTAATTGTTCTGGAATTTTTAAAATCAAATCTTTTTCTTTAACTTCTACTTTAAACATATTATTAGGAATTTTTAAAACTGATTCTAGAACAAAAGTTACTTTTTTTGCAACATCTTCAATTTTAGATTTAACTTTATAGACAAGTTTAATTTCTTTTCCAGCAAGAGGATTATTAAAATCTACCATGATTCTTCCACCTATAATTGATTTTACCATTCCATACATACCATTGAAATCAAAAACAACACCTACTACAGGTCTCATTTTGTGCTCATCAAAAGCTGATTTAGGAAATACTTTAATCATATCTTTTTTTCTAGGTCCATAAGCTTCTTTAACTGAGAGTTCTAAAGTTTTTTCTTGGTCGTTTGAACCTTTTAATAAATCGTCATCTAATGCTTTTAACATGTATTCATGTCCTACAAACATTAATTGAGGCTCAAATTTTTCTGCTTTAATATTTGCTTCTTTACCTTTTTTTGTATCTGTTGTTTGATACAATCTTTCATTTGCATACAAATCGTATTCAATCTCAATTAAATCATTTTTTTTTAATTCCATTTTTATACTAAAAATAAATTGTAGGACTTTATAAATATTTTGATGAAGAAAGTAAAAGGTTTAAAAGATAAGAGTTATTTTATTATATATGATAATTGCTAATAAATATCTCTATTCAATTTTAACAAGTATTTTTTTCTTTTTTATGGCTATATTTAATTTTAGAATGATTTCAACTGGAGAAATTTTACTTAATCCTCTAATATATATCTTACCAATATTTATAGGATTAATCGCAGGATTTATTTATGGCTCAATTAATGATGGCTTGGCAAATAAAATTAAAATAAAGACAAAAAAAGTTCAAGAGTCTAAAAAACTATTTGAAGATCTCTTAACTTTTTCTCCAAATTTGATTATGATACATGATAAAAATCATAAACTTAAATATAGTAATTTTAAACATATCGGAAGTTTAGATAAAGAAATAAGAAATAATCCTTTCTGTAAAAATAAACATTCAAAAGAGAATCCTTGCAATGTTATGGTAGTTTTCCATGATAAAACTCAAAGAAAATTTGAGACTTCCGATTTAATTAAAGGTAAAGTGTTTGATTATGTTATATATCCAATAAAAGATGATTTAGGTAATGTAGATCATGCGGTAACTATTGCTACGGATGTTACAGATAAAAAGAGGTATCAAAAAGAACTTGAAAAAATGTCAAATATTGACCCATTGACACAAATTTATAATAGAAGAAAATTTGATGAAGAATATAATAAAGAATGGAATTCAGCATTAAGAACAAATGAGAATCTAACAATTATTATGGGAGACATAGATTTTTTCAAACAATATAATGATTTTTATGGTCATGTTAAAGGAGATGATGTTTTAGTGAATATATCTTCATCAATACTTAATAATATTAAAAGGTCTAAAGATGTTCTTGCAAGGTATGGTGGTGAAGAATTTATTATAATGCTACCAAATACCGACTTAGAAGGAGGATTACATTTAGCTAATAAATTAAGAAAGAAAATTGAAGATTTAAATATTGAACATGAAAAATCAAGCTTTGGAAAAATAACGATGTGTTTTGGAGTTACTTCAGTTAAAGTTGATTCTAATGTTTCAAAGAAAAAGATTATAAAAATTGCAGATATTGCTTTATATTTAGCTAAAAAAAATGGAAGAAATAGAATAGAATCTGAAAATTTAAAATAAATTATGGATGTTAACTTTTGAGACCAAATATGTGAAAAAAAAACCACTTTTTAGCATAACTAGATAAATTCTGGAATTCATGCGTGTGTACCAAAAGTTGAACTTTTATTTTATTAATTTTGGTTATCATAAAAAATGAAAAAACTTATATTGTTTTTTACTATATTTTTGTTAGGATTTGTATCAATTGGAATGGTATTTAGTATCGATAAAGGTCAAAAAAATACATGCACTACTATTCAAAGTGGTGAATTACTGGATTCAGCTGGAGAAGTTATTGGAGTTGGATTTGATGATTGGGGTTATAATTATCAAGCTCGTTTATTTAATGGATTATATTGTGATGCATATAGAGATGTAGCTTGGTGTCAAGATTATAAAGATGATTCACTTGCTATGAAATGGAATGATGCATGGCTAAGCAATAAAGATTGTGATGGAGATGGTTTATTAGATAGACATTTAAGATTTAGTTCTTATATTGGTTCTGGAGCATGGGTTACAAATCATCAATCTGGAACTTATGAATTAGATGGTGAGAGTTGTAATTGGAATTATTTTGTTAAAATTGTAGCAGCTCCTGCAGATGCTAATTTAATTGGCGGAATTTGGTATGATTCAGACTTTGTAGAAATTGGACCGGTTATTTGGGGCAGTTTTGCAATAATTCAAGAAGTTTCAAATGATCCTTGTACAGGTGATAGTGGAGTAGCTTATAAGAGTCCACTTGGTCCAGGATTAGGTCAATATTAAATTAAATTATTTTTTTCTTTTAGTTATTTAAAAAATGAAAAATTCTTTCTTGAAAATTAATAAAAGTGTAGTCAAAAAACTTTAAAGTTTTTTTTATACACTTTAAGAAAGGTTATAAATTATAATTGATTAGTAGTAATATGTTTGAAGATACAAATAAACTTGAAAATTTATACCATGTAGCTTTAATTTATTCTAAAGAAATTAATATTGGAACTAA is part of the Candidatus Woesearchaeota archaeon genome and encodes:
- a CDS encoding 50S ribosomal protein L34e, which codes for MVAGFLKSRRLRRVKVRVTTETRTHYRQRNRQIAKCAVTKKPLRGIPRMTNKKFGKLNKSQKTVARPFGGYMSHVALKEKILNDMILTEE
- a CDS encoding DNA-directed RNA polymerase subunit omega, translating into MSKKLNKFEMTRLLSARAYELERGAKAEVEITKKGKVLSKDYVEVAQREFDEGKLSLDVFDIE
- a CDS encoding transcription elongation factor Spt5, whose translation is METIVEEHEYYIIRTVPSKEDKFMDALYKVLEKKEDSGIYALFRPETVKGYVFVETKSLNAVVDAVRGVPNNKGVIRTPVNFLELEKYFEKEGEQILVNERDIVEIVSGPFKGDKAKVIRIVPGKEEVVIEPFNMPVPIPITLSIDDIRVIESEADKDE
- a CDS encoding protein translocase SEC61 complex subunit gamma, which gives rise to MAIAKTLNDMKRVWKVTKKPTKKEYFQTFKIVLIGLVIVGLIGFFIAMLWQSLLIGLFPQ
- the ftsZ gene encoding cell division protein FtsZ, with product MDSIIKNALSNANADKVSVSNKDDEELMTILKQHQARIKVIGIGGGGNNTLDRISEIGVDGARTIAINTDAQDLIETNADKKILIGKELTRGLGAGAVPKVGEEAAKESESDIKESLKESDMIFITCGLGGGTGTGAAPFIAELAKKSGALVVGVVTVPFAMEGSRRYDNAMIGLEKMEKFVDTLIVIPNEKLLEIAPNLPLHTAFKLADEVLTNAVKGITELVTKNGLINLDFADIKNVMTDAGLAMIGLGESDSENRADESVERALNNPLLDVDLKNATGALVNVTGGSDMTLEDARKIVAKVSETLEEDAKIIWGAQIMDDLNKVIRTMVVITGVKSEQIRGRKKANKVSENVDDELGLEFIR
- a CDS encoding GGDEF domain-containing protein codes for the protein MIIANKYLYSILTSIFFFFMAIFNFRMISTGEILLNPLIYILPIFIGLIAGFIYGSINDGLANKIKIKTKKVQESKKLFEDLLTFSPNLIMIHDKNHKLKYSNFKHIGSLDKEIRNNPFCKNKHSKENPCNVMVVFHDKTQRKFETSDLIKGKVFDYVIYPIKDDLGNVDHAVTIATDVTDKKRYQKELEKMSNIDPLTQIYNRRKFDEEYNKEWNSALRTNENLTIIMGDIDFFKQYNDFYGHVKGDDVLVNISSSILNNIKRSKDVLARYGGEEFIIMLPNTDLEGGLHLANKLRKKIEDLNIEHEKSSFGKITMCFGVTSVKVDSNVSKKKIIKIADIALYLAKKNGRNRIESENLK